The following are encoded in a window of Mycobacterium decipiens genomic DNA:
- a CDS encoding helix-turn-helix transcriptional regulator, which translates to MTPVSTRLARLLNMVPYFQANPRITRAEAAAELGVTAKQLEEDLNQLWMCGLPGYYPGDLIDFEFSGDTIEVTFSAGIDRPLKLTSPEATGLLVALRALADIPGVVDPQAARSAIAKIAAAAGTVGHDSTVTAVDEPAPVESRAAATVRAAVRDKRALTIDYYSASHDTLTTRTVDPIRVLLIGGHSYLEAWSREAEGVRLFRFDRIVDATELGEPAMPPKPAVQAPPDTSLFDGDPSLPSATLRVAPSASWILEYYPIREVRELPDRSCEVTMTYASEDWMTRLLLGFGSAVRVLAPESLAQRVRVGAAAALQAYQAAVKD; encoded by the coding sequence ATGACACCGGTGTCCACCCGCCTGGCGCGGCTGCTCAATATGGTGCCCTACTTCCAGGCCAACCCGCGGATCACGCGCGCCGAGGCCGCCGCCGAACTCGGAGTGACCGCCAAGCAGCTGGAGGAGGACCTCAACCAGCTGTGGATGTGCGGTCTTCCTGGCTACTACCCGGGTGACCTCATCGATTTCGAGTTCTCGGGTGACACCATCGAGGTGACGTTCTCGGCGGGCATCGACCGGCCGCTGAAGCTCACGTCACCAGAGGCCACCGGATTGCTGGTGGCGCTGCGGGCGCTCGCCGACATTCCGGGTGTGGTCGATCCGCAAGCGGCGCGTAGCGCGATCGCCAAGATCGCGGCCGCGGCCGGCACCGTTGGGCATGACAGCACGGTGACGGCCGTCGACGAGCCCGCTCCCGTCGAGAGCCGGGCTGCGGCCACGGTGCGCGCGGCGGTGCGTGACAAGCGCGCGCTGACCATCGACTACTACTCCGCGTCGCACGACACGCTGACCACTCGGACCGTAGACCCCATCCGGGTGCTGTTGATCGGCGGCCACAGCTACCTGGAGGCCTGGTCACGCGAGGCCGAAGGGGTCCGGCTGTTCCGTTTTGACCGGATTGTCGACGCCACCGAGCTGGGCGAACCCGCGATGCCACCGAAACCGGCGGTGCAGGCGCCACCGGACACGTCGCTGTTCGACGGCGACCCATCGCTGCCGTCGGCGACGTTACGGGTGGCACCGTCGGCGTCGTGGATATTGGAGTACTACCCGATTCGGGAGGTGCGAGAGCTGCCGGACCGCTCCTGTGAGGTGACGATGACCTACGCCTCTGAGGACTGGATGACGCGCCTGTTGCTGGGCTTCGGGTCGGCGGTGCGGGTCCTGGCGCCGGAGTCGCTTGCCCAGCGAGTGCGGGTGGGCGCTGCGGCCGCCCTTCAGGCATACCAGGCCGCGGTCAAGGACTAG
- a CDS encoding helix-turn-helix transcriptional regulator, with the protein MATSKVERLVNLVIALLSTRGYITAEKIRSTVAGYSDSPTAEAFSRMFERDKNELRDLGVPLEVGRVSALDPTEGYRINRDAYALPPVELTPDEAAAVAVATQLWESPELITATQGALLKLRAAGVDVDPDAPVAIASAAAVPGLWGSEDVLGILLSAIDSRQAVQFPHRSSRAEPFTIRTVEPWGLVTEKGRWYLVGHDRDRGATRVFRLSRIGAAVTPIEPAGATTVPDGVDLRSIVAQMVTETPTGVQATVWVADGRATALRRAGRSVGRRQLAGRDGEVIELDIRSSDGLAREISGYGADAIVLQPPSLRDDVLTRLRAAAGAPE; encoded by the coding sequence ATGGCGACCTCGAAAGTCGAACGGCTGGTCAATCTCGTCATCGCCCTGCTGTCCACCCGTGGCTACATCACCGCAGAAAAGATCAGGTCCACCGTGGCGGGCTATTCGGACAGCCCGACCGCTGAAGCGTTCTCCCGGATGTTTGAGCGCGACAAGAATGAGTTGCGTGACCTCGGCGTTCCGCTAGAGGTTGGCAGGGTGTCGGCGCTGGACCCCACCGAGGGTTACCGCATCAACCGCGACGCCTACGCACTGCCTCCCGTTGAGCTGACTCCGGACGAGGCGGCCGCGGTGGCCGTCGCGACCCAGCTGTGGGAGTCGCCGGAGTTGATCACCGCGACGCAGGGCGCGTTGCTCAAGCTGCGGGCCGCCGGGGTGGACGTCGATCCCGACGCCCCGGTGGCCATCGCCTCCGCTGCCGCCGTCCCGGGTCTATGGGGGTCTGAGGACGTTCTCGGAATCCTGTTGTCGGCCATCGACTCCCGGCAGGCAGTGCAATTCCCGCATCGATCGTCGCGCGCCGAGCCGTTCACCATCCGGACCGTCGAACCGTGGGGCTTAGTCACCGAGAAGGGCCGCTGGTATCTCGTCGGCCACGACCGCGACCGCGGCGCAACCCGCGTGTTCCGGCTGTCACGGATTGGGGCGGCGGTGACGCCGATCGAGCCGGCCGGCGCGACCACCGTGCCCGATGGCGTGGACTTGCGAAGCATCGTCGCGCAGATGGTGACGGAGACACCGACCGGTGTGCAGGCCACGGTTTGGGTGGCCGACGGTCGGGCCACAGCGTTGCGACGCGCCGGACGGTCGGTGGGGCGGCGGCAACTTGCCGGCCGCGATGGCGAGGTGATCGAGCTCGACATCCGATCCAGCGACGGGCTGGCGCGTGAGATCAGCGGCTATGGGGCCGACGCGATCGTGCTGCAGCCGCCGTCGCTGCGCGACGATGTGCTGACCCGGTTGCGCGCCGCGGCCGGAGCACCAGAATGA